A genomic region of Cotesia glomerata isolate CgM1 linkage group LG9, MPM_Cglom_v2.3, whole genome shotgun sequence contains the following coding sequences:
- the LOC123271714 gene encoding serine/threonine-protein phosphatase 6 regulatory ankyrin repeat subunit B-like, translated as MSKAIESSSSISGKFCAQDLWALMNIGKDCPAPEDSSMKEEFLNPLFIRAIRAGDIEKVRLLIELGVDINDLEPNSWTPLHYAACCGRCEILKLLIQNGAILDAVCSGPEKMGQTPLYQAALMNHVDCAKTLLLHGATISLGSEGICEPLLIAVFKGHVKMVALFLDYGANVNTRFTNNFFELFKYALPLEVWKDQDLPLLHYAILMKSNKIAAFLVLRGADINIETRSGNTTLLQAIKANNIEIARYLVTKRLKVDNTWRWWGSNL; from the coding sequence ATGTCAAAAGCTATTGAAAGTTCATCGTCAATTTCTGGAAAGTTCTGCGCTCAGGACTTATGGGCGCTGATGAACATCGGGAAGGACTGTCCCGCACCAGAGGACAGTTCTATGAAAGAAGAGTTCCTGAACCCGTTGTTTATCCGAGCAATCCGAGCGGGTGATATTGAGAAAGTTCGACTCCTCATTGAGCTGGGTGTTGACATCAACGACCTAGAACCAAATTCATGGACACCACTCCATTACGCCGCGTGTTGTGGTCGCtgtgaaattttaaaactgtTGATCCAAAACGGTGCAATCTTGGACGCAGTTTGTTCGGGTCCAGAAAAAATGGGCCAAACTCCGTTGTACCAAGCGGCTTTGATGAACCACGTGGACTGCGCAAAGACTCTTCTGCTCCACGGTGCGACAATTTCATTGGGATCAGAAGGGATTTGTGAACCATTGCTGATAGCCGTCTTCAAAGGCCACGTGAAAATGGTGGCTCTATTTTTAGACTACGGTGCAAATGTCAACACCCGGTTCACCAATAACTTCTTCGAACTCTTCAAGTACGCGCTGCCTCTTGAGGTTTGGAAGGACCAAGATCTTCCATTGCTCCACTACGCAATCCTGATGAAGTCCAATAAAATAGCGGCATTCCTGGTCTTACGTGGTGCGGACATTAATATCGAGACCAGGAGTGGTAATACGACTTTGTTGCAAGCCATCAAAGCTAACAACATTGAAATAGCCAGGTATTTGGTGACAAAAAGGCTGAAGGTTGATAATACCTGGCGTTGGTGGGGTTCTAATttgtga